Within Campylobacterota bacterium, the genomic segment CGTTAATTTTGCCTTCGATGTATTTCGGATCGTCGGTGAGACGGATATTTTTTACGACGGTTCCGCGTTTGGCCGTAAATCCGGCTCCTTTGACCTCGAGGTCTTTGATCAGGGTGACGGTATCTCCTTCGCTCAAAACGGTTCCGTTGCTGTCACGTGTCACGCCGCCGGCTGTTTCTTCCGCGTTTGGTGTGCTCAGCATCCCCGCCTGGGCCCATGATTTCACGTCGTCTTCGAGGTAAAGCATATCGAGTTGATCCTGATCGCCCAGGGCGCTCAAAAGGCGATATGCCATCACCTGTACCGCAGGGGTCTGACTCCACATGCTATCACCCAGGCAACGCCAGTGGTCGCGGTTCAGATCGCTAGGGTTTTCGATCTGGTCACGGCAGGTTCCGCAGAGATAGACGGATTGATCCGCAGAACCGTCCGACGGGGCGACTTCAAATGCCTCGAGGTTTTCGGAAGCGCCGCAAAGTTCACAGATACCGCCGCTTCGTTCTTTTAATGTTTGTTCAATACTCATAATAACACCTTTATCAAAAGCGTTATTATAGCGTATCGGGGTGAGCAAACGCGATCCTGCTGCCGTCGGCAAGTACTTTTCCGCCGTTTCGAAGCAGTTTCATGGAGTCTAGCTCTTGGACGATCGTTTCGGAAAAAAGGGTTTTAAGGTGCATCGTATAAACCCGAAAATCGTTTCGTCGGCATCGGCGCATTTCATCCTCTAGCAGCAGCGGGGTGAGGTGCCTGCTCTCTTTTGCAAGTTTGGCGTACCGGGAAGGGTAGGAGACTTCGATCACGAGCGAATGGATATGGGGGTGGGCGTCAAGCATTTCCCAGATGCGGTCGCATCGGTAGGTATCGGCGGTAAAAAGAATACCGCTGCCCGCTCTTTCGATCAGATAACCGCAGCTCCCGTCCGTATGGGTTGTTTTGAACGGAGTGAGGGTAATGTCGTCAACGCGGTAGGAAACATCGGGTTCGATTTCGATCAATTCGAGAGTCTTGTCGGTGCGATCGAGCAGGGCAATCTCTTCAAAATTGGGCCAGATGCGGTGATTGAAAATAAATTGGCGGAGGTCGTCGAGGGTCTCTTTCAGGGCATAGATTTTCAGGGAGACTTTTTTCTGGGTTACGAACAAGTCGGCCAGAAAAGGAATGTCAATGATATGATCGAGATGCGAATGGGTCAAAAAGATATGTTCGATACTGAAAATATCGTTACCGAATGCATTGATCAGGTTGCCGGCGTCGATTACGCAGTGTTTGGAGACGTGGACGCAGGTCGTCCCCTGAGAGGGGGTACGCGTTCCGCTCGTACCTAAAAATTCGATGTATTCCATACCGTCCGCACTTTTTATTGTATTGTGTTGATTA encodes:
- a CDS encoding PhnA domain-containing protein codes for the protein MSIEQTLKERSGGICELCGASENLEAFEVAPSDGSADQSVYLCGTCRDQIENPSDLNRDHWRCLGDSMWSQTPAVQVMAYRLLSALGDQDQLDMLYLEDDVKSWAQAGMLSTPNAEETAGGVTRDSNGTVLSEGDTVTLIKDLEVKGAGFTAKRGTVVKNIRLTDDPKYIEGKINGSTIVLVAAYMKKA
- a CDS encoding MBL fold metallo-hydrolase; translated protein: MEYIEFLGTSGTRTPSQGTTCVHVSKHCVIDAGNLINAFGNDIFSIEHIFLTHSHLDHIIDIPFLADLFVTQKKVSLKIYALKETLDDLRQFIFNHRIWPNFEEIALLDRTDKTLELIEIEPDVSYRVDDITLTPFKTTHTDGSCGYLIERAGSGILFTADTYRCDRIWEMLDAHPHIHSLVIEVSYPSRYAKLAKESRHLTPLLLEDEMRRCRRNDFRVYTMHLKTLFSETIVQELDSMKLLRNGGKVLADGSRIAFAHPDTL